From Oenococcus sicerae, the proteins below share one genomic window:
- the smc gene encoding chromosome segregation protein SMC, with product MKLKSLEIHGFKSFADKTVIDFMPGMTGIVGPNGSGKSNIIEAIRWVMGEQSAKGLRGNTMADVIFGGAKNRSALGRASVTMTIDNSDHYLHSAFDELQVSRRLYRNGDAEYLINGVKSRLKDITDLFVDTGLGRESFSIINQGKVEAIFNAKAEDRRAIIEDVAGVFKYKQNKIKSQNELAQTQANLDRLLDIIKEIADRLQPLESQAAEAQQFLSLRGQFDQLNLVKLGRSKKELVANEQAASSQLVEFQNHIKQTETSLNDAGLQQNQANDQSNQLDLQLSDLNHTIELLTQKYEHVLGENNLRKQKRESLQNDLQRLTTEGKQLNQQLVQLTDRLSALDQQVKTGRQKRSESEKAVKAVTDQLAKDGQLSRQDQLSDLRNRYVQSMQDAASVSNQLLNLDKEKIRHDARLKSLNNDASQLQQHLLDKKALLTKAANASTEKTDASQLEQHAQQSQSQLNAKKTQLSTFEQQRSSLVMRYNQVQIRLESLQNANENLDLFVGVRNLLANRQQFTGLFGTVAELIKVAPEYALAIETALGAGLQNIVVDKQSTAKQAIDFLTQRRLGRVTFLPVESIKMRFLSANIRSQLTAEQDYVDIAASLVKSEVQYRDIVENLLGTTIITKTLDAAFKISKMLNQHYRVVTIDGHIVNAGGSITGGANRHQSGLLSKRAELDRLTGEFDDLKDRGSKANQLITDLQNEIVADEREFVSLRNTIVAKKEAFQLQAGGQKIAEDALVQTEKQLKANQIEIAELVSNAADAAKLRRDLAAKFGNLQNKNDDLAAQINLLETSLADEQSTAHEQNHQLLLAREKLAAVKVQLQADEKNAAELELAKNKLDENLLQNQKQLSALNDRLKENDALVLANAAADDIAGQLGSANEKRDQLTKNRQTVSGKKILLQKQIDQLQLTLRQLLDSKNHVDTKLAAIQSHLSELEQDLIDLGRPNFSQLDLLQAEPLSAISSRLAKLKAELSKHNAVNLAAIDELKTVQERYDFLTGQRDDLVAASANLQTAMKQMDQEVVTRFKRTFDAVAEKFKKTFSDLFAGGQASLELSDPKNLLTSGIEIKVQPPGKKLQRLSLLSGGEKALTAIALLLAILLVHPVPFAILDETEAALDESNVDSFGRFLRDFGANTQFIVITHRQGTMRYANVLYGVTMQEPGVSTMVSVDLEKAGKSLEGAK from the coding sequence ATGAAACTCAAGTCGCTGGAAATTCATGGTTTTAAATCATTCGCTGATAAAACAGTTATTGATTTTATGCCGGGGATGACTGGAATCGTTGGACCGAATGGTTCTGGAAAATCAAACATCATCGAAGCGATCCGCTGGGTCATGGGCGAACAGTCTGCCAAGGGTCTGCGCGGCAACACGATGGCTGATGTCATTTTTGGTGGTGCAAAAAATCGATCTGCCTTAGGCCGTGCTTCTGTGACGATGACAATTGACAACAGTGATCATTATCTGCACTCAGCTTTTGATGAACTGCAGGTATCGCGTCGCTTATATCGAAATGGCGATGCTGAATATTTAATTAATGGTGTAAAGTCTCGTTTAAAAGACATTACAGATCTGTTTGTTGATACGGGTCTTGGCCGCGAGTCTTTTTCGATCATTAACCAAGGCAAAGTAGAGGCGATTTTTAACGCTAAAGCCGAAGATCGACGAGCGATTATCGAAGATGTGGCCGGTGTTTTTAAATATAAACAAAATAAGATCAAGAGCCAAAATGAGTTAGCTCAAACGCAGGCGAATTTGGATCGTTTGCTAGATATTATTAAAGAAATAGCAGATCGCTTGCAGCCTTTGGAAAGTCAAGCGGCTGAAGCCCAACAATTTTTGTCTCTGCGCGGTCAATTTGACCAATTGAATTTGGTGAAACTCGGCAGATCAAAAAAAGAGTTAGTAGCAAATGAACAAGCTGCTTCGTCACAGCTTGTTGAGTTTCAAAATCATATCAAGCAGACCGAGACAAGCTTAAATGATGCCGGTTTGCAGCAAAATCAAGCAAATGATCAGTCGAATCAGCTGGATCTGCAATTATCCGATCTGAATCATACTATCGAGCTGTTGACGCAAAAATATGAGCACGTCCTTGGCGAAAATAATTTGCGCAAACAGAAAAGGGAATCTCTGCAAAATGATTTGCAGCGTCTGACAACTGAAGGGAAACAGCTGAATCAACAGCTGGTTCAACTGACCGATAGACTGTCAGCATTGGATCAACAAGTCAAGACCGGCCGGCAAAAACGATCTGAATCAGAAAAGGCCGTTAAAGCCGTCACGGATCAATTAGCCAAGGATGGCCAATTAAGCAGACAAGATCAATTGTCTGACTTGCGGAATCGTTACGTACAGTCGATGCAGGATGCAGCTTCGGTGTCCAACCAGCTGTTAAATTTAGATAAAGAAAAAATCCGTCATGATGCTCGTTTAAAATCATTGAATAATGATGCCAGCCAATTACAGCAGCATCTTTTAGATAAAAAGGCGCTTTTGACAAAGGCGGCAAATGCCAGTACTGAAAAGACCGATGCAAGTCAGCTTGAACAGCACGCACAGCAGTCTCAAAGCCAGTTAAATGCTAAAAAAACTCAGCTTTCAACTTTTGAGCAGCAGCGTTCAAGTCTTGTGATGCGGTATAACCAAGTTCAAATACGTTTGGAATCCTTGCAAAACGCAAATGAAAATCTAGATCTGTTTGTTGGCGTTCGAAATTTGTTGGCTAATCGTCAACAGTTTACCGGACTTTTTGGAACTGTTGCTGAACTCATCAAAGTGGCGCCGGAATATGCTTTGGCAATCGAGACAGCGCTGGGTGCAGGCTTGCAGAATATCGTTGTGGATAAGCAATCAACAGCGAAACAAGCGATTGATTTTTTGACGCAGCGGCGCTTGGGCCGTGTCACTTTTCTACCAGTGGAATCGATCAAGATGCGTTTTCTATCGGCGAATATTCGCTCGCAATTAACAGCTGAACAGGACTATGTTGACATTGCGGCTTCATTAGTCAAAAGCGAGGTCCAATATCGCGATATCGTTGAAAATCTTTTAGGCACAACGATCATTACCAAAACTTTGGATGCTGCCTTTAAAATTTCAAAGATGCTGAATCAGCACTATCGTGTGGTCACGATCGACGGGCATATTGTCAATGCCGGAGGCTCGATTACTGGCGGTGCTAATCGGCATCAGAGTGGGCTGTTATCTAAGCGGGCTGAATTAGATCGACTGACTGGCGAATTTGATGATTTAAAAGATCGGGGCAGTAAAGCAAATCAACTAATTACTGATTTGCAAAATGAGATCGTAGCCGATGAACGTGAATTCGTCAGCTTAAGAAATACGATCGTTGCTAAAAAAGAGGCTTTTCAATTACAAGCTGGCGGGCAGAAAATTGCTGAAGATGCTTTAGTTCAAACTGAAAAACAGCTAAAAGCCAATCAGATAGAAATTGCTGAGTTGGTTAGCAATGCGGCTGATGCGGCCAAACTCAGACGCGATTTAGCCGCTAAGTTTGGCAATCTGCAAAATAAAAATGATGACTTAGCAGCTCAAATCAATTTGCTGGAAACCAGTTTGGCAGATGAACAATCTACTGCTCACGAACAGAACCATCAACTGCTTTTGGCTCGAGAGAAGCTGGCTGCGGTGAAAGTTCAATTGCAGGCCGATGAAAAAAATGCGGCTGAGTTAGAACTAGCAAAAAATAAGTTAGATGAAAATCTGCTTCAGAATCAAAAACAACTATCTGCCTTAAATGATCGTCTCAAAGAAAATGACGCACTTGTGCTTGCAAATGCTGCTGCTGATGATATTGCTGGTCAATTAGGGTCGGCGAATGAAAAACGCGATCAGCTGACCAAGAATCGTCAGACAGTCAGCGGTAAAAAAATTTTATTGCAAAAACAGATCGATCAGCTGCAACTGACTTTACGCCAATTACTGGATAGTAAAAACCACGTTGATACAAAACTAGCTGCTATTCAAAGTCATTTGAGTGAATTAGAACAAGACCTGATCGATTTAGGCCGACCAAACTTTTCGCAATTGGATTTATTGCAAGCAGAACCTTTATCGGCCATCAGCAGCCGTTTGGCCAAATTAAAAGCTGAATTATCGAAACATAATGCTGTTAATTTGGCCGCGATCGATGAATTGAAAACTGTTCAGGAACGTTATGATTTTCTGACTGGTCAGCGTGATGACTTAGTGGCGGCTTCGGCGAATCTGCAAACTGCGATGAAGCAGATGGATCAAGAGGTCGTGACGAGATTCAAACGGACCTTTGATGCTGTGGCAGAGAAGTTCAAAAAGACCTTTTCTGATTTATTTGCTGGCGGCCAAGCTAGTCTGGAATTAAGCGATCCAAAAAATCTGTTGACCAGCGGTATTGAGATCAAGGTTCAGCCGCCTGGAAAGAAGTTACAGCGCTTGTCCTTGCTGTCGGGCGGGGAAAAGGCTTTAACTGCTATTGCGCTGCTGCTGGCAATTTTGCTGGTCCATCCGGTACCTTTTGCCATTTTAGATGAGACTGAAGCGGCTTTAGATGAATCGAATGTGGATAGTTTTGGTCGTTTTCTCCGAGATTTTGGTGCAAACACGCAATTTATCGTCATTACGCATCGTCAAGGAACCATGCGTTATGCGAATGTTTTGTACGGTGTCACTATGCAGGAACCAGGCGTTTCGACGATGGTCTCGGTTGATTTGGAAAAGGCGGGTAAAAGCTTGGAGGGTGCAAAATGA
- the ftsY gene encoding signal recognition particle-docking protein FtsY gives MSLFDRLRGRKKTEERDKKSFFGKVKDSFAPLPLDDDEQTAKKIEAASEKTPIEADQLQESTSYETGLTKTRSSFSEKFQLLMANFRAVDENFFDELEETLIAADVGFDMALKISDELQDEVRLTNAKSKKEVQNTIIEKLVDVYDRAGNGEDNTMHFAQTVQPSIFLLVGVNGVGKTTTIGKMADFYKKQGKKVLLAAADTFRAGATEQLVEWAKRDQVDIVTGKGSSDPAAVVFDGVKKAIDGDYDILFVDTAGRLQNNENLMRELEKMKKIITRQLPTAPQEVLLVLDATTGQNALQQARLFKDSTDVTGLVLTKLDGTAKGGIVLAIRQELHLPVKWVGLGEKVTDLAPFNADQFVYGLFKDLI, from the coding sequence ATGAGTTTGTTTGACCGTTTGCGTGGACGAAAAAAAACTGAAGAAAGGGATAAAAAATCCTTTTTTGGCAAGGTCAAAGATAGTTTTGCGCCGCTGCCATTAGACGATGACGAGCAAACTGCCAAGAAGATTGAGGCAGCTAGCGAAAAGACGCCAATTGAGGCCGATCAGCTGCAAGAATCAACCAGTTATGAGACAGGATTAACGAAGACACGGTCGAGTTTTTCTGAAAAATTTCAACTGCTGATGGCCAATTTTCGCGCAGTTGATGAGAATTTCTTTGATGAGTTGGAGGAGACCTTGATCGCAGCTGATGTCGGGTTCGATATGGCTTTGAAGATTTCTGACGAGCTCCAAGATGAAGTCCGCTTAACAAATGCCAAGAGTAAAAAAGAGGTCCAAAACACGATCATTGAAAAACTCGTCGATGTGTATGACCGCGCCGGTAACGGTGAAGACAATACGATGCATTTTGCACAAACAGTTCAGCCATCGATTTTTTTGCTGGTTGGTGTTAACGGTGTCGGCAAGACGACCACAATTGGTAAAATGGCTGATTTTTATAAGAAACAAGGCAAAAAAGTCCTACTGGCTGCTGCCGATACCTTTCGTGCTGGTGCAACTGAACAATTGGTTGAATGGGCTAAACGTGACCAAGTGGATATTGTGACCGGCAAAGGCAGCTCTGATCCAGCAGCAGTTGTGTTTGATGGTGTTAAAAAGGCCATTGATGGCGATTATGATATTTTGTTTGTTGATACAGCCGGTCGCTTGCAAAATAACGAGAATCTGATGCGTGAATTGGAAAAGATGAAAAAAATTATTACGCGTCAGCTGCCAACTGCACCGCAGGAAGTTTTGCTGGTTTTAGATGCGACGACTGGCCAAAATGCGCTCCAGCAGGCACGCTTGTTTAAGGATTCGACCGATGTAACAGGACTCGTGTTGACTAAACTAGATGGTACAGCCAAAGGAGGCATTGTTTTGGCGATCAGACAAGAACTCCATTTACCCGTTAAATGGGTCGGTTTAGGCGAAAAGGTCACCGATCTTGCTCCTTTTAACGCCGACCAATTTGTATATGGACTATTTAAGGACCTGATTTAA
- a CDS encoding helix-turn-helix domain-containing protein: protein MELAEKQFSTELFGFYGILLSEKQQYYLQALLADDLGISEIAENEAVSRQAISDQIKHALESLTEFESKLHLRENYLVRRKIEDRLATKFDPKLLHKLIDLEEK from the coding sequence TTGGAATTAGCTGAAAAACAATTTTCAACAGAACTATTTGGTTTTTATGGCATCCTCTTGTCTGAAAAACAGCAGTATTATTTGCAGGCCTTATTAGCTGATGATTTGGGTATTTCGGAAATTGCTGAAAATGAGGCTGTGAGTCGCCAAGCTATTTCTGATCAAATCAAACATGCCTTGGAAAGTTTGACTGAATTTGAATCTAAACTCCATTTACGCGAAAATTATCTTGTACGAAGGAAAATCGAGGATCGTTTGGCAACTAAATTCGACCCAAAATTGTTACATAAACTAATTGATTTGGAAGAAAAATAA
- the ffh gene encoding signal recognition particle protein produces MAFENLTSRIQTAMKTMSGKGKVSEADLDETLREIRLALLEADVNLKTARNFIKQLREKALGAKVLEGLNPSEQVIKIVNDQLTEMMGEKAVPLNKSTKIPTVIMMAGLQGAGKTTTVAKLANKLKSESNARPLLIAADVYRPAAIEQLKVLGQQLSIPVFDEGTDNDPRKIVQDGLAQADENKNDYVFIDTAGRLQIDEVLMQELKDIEKIAHPDEILLTVDAMTGQNATETAQGFNDALGITGVVLTKLDGDTRGGAALSIREVTGKPIKFVGEGEKVTDLDVFYPDRMASRILGMGDVLSLIEKTQKDFDEKQAADQLQKMQENTFDFEDFLEQLKQVQNMGSMDNIMKMIPGMANNPALANASIGEKDFAHMAAIVYSMTKAERRDPELLSPARRRRIAAGSGRPVIDVNRLIKQFKQMRDMMFKFANGKGLPKGMSDMFSGMNEGDMAAGDMPDMSAMPFNQGGLGGKVADLAMKRALKKIKKAKKKRNKH; encoded by the coding sequence ATGGCATTTGAAAATCTTACATCCAGAATCCAAACAGCAATGAAAACAATGTCCGGCAAGGGAAAAGTTTCCGAAGCTGATCTTGATGAGACCTTACGAGAAATTCGTTTGGCTTTACTTGAGGCTGATGTTAATTTAAAGACAGCGCGTAATTTTATTAAGCAGCTCAGAGAAAAAGCCCTGGGTGCCAAAGTCCTCGAAGGGTTGAATCCATCAGAACAAGTTATTAAGATCGTTAACGATCAGTTGACTGAAATGATGGGCGAAAAGGCGGTCCCTTTAAATAAGTCAACTAAAATTCCGACAGTTATCATGATGGCTGGATTGCAAGGCGCCGGGAAAACAACAACTGTTGCCAAATTAGCTAATAAATTAAAGTCTGAAAGCAATGCACGTCCTTTATTGATCGCAGCTGATGTGTATCGCCCAGCTGCCATCGAACAGTTAAAGGTACTTGGGCAGCAGTTGTCGATCCCTGTTTTTGACGAGGGCACTGATAATGATCCGCGAAAGATCGTTCAAGATGGTTTAGCTCAGGCAGATGAAAATAAAAATGACTATGTTTTTATCGATACAGCCGGACGTTTGCAAATTGATGAAGTCTTGATGCAGGAATTAAAGGATATCGAAAAGATCGCTCATCCTGACGAGATCCTGCTGACAGTTGATGCGATGACTGGACAAAATGCCACGGAGACAGCTCAGGGTTTCAATGATGCTTTGGGTATTACAGGCGTTGTGCTGACCAAGCTTGATGGCGATACCCGAGGTGGTGCAGCACTGTCAATTCGCGAGGTCACAGGGAAACCAATTAAATTTGTCGGTGAGGGCGAAAAAGTCACGGACTTGGATGTCTTTTATCCTGATCGTATGGCTAGCCGAATTCTCGGCATGGGCGATGTTCTCTCTTTGATCGAAAAAACCCAAAAAGATTTTGATGAAAAACAAGCTGCTGATCAATTACAAAAGATGCAGGAGAACACTTTTGACTTCGAGGATTTTTTGGAGCAGTTAAAACAAGTCCAGAATATGGGTTCGATGGATAATATCATGAAGATGATCCCAGGTATGGCTAATAATCCCGCACTAGCTAATGCTTCGATCGGGGAAAAGGATTTTGCCCACATGGCTGCGATCGTGTATTCCATGACTAAAGCCGAACGGCGTGATCCAGAATTGTTATCACCAGCCCGTCGACGTCGGATCGCAGCTGGTTCCGGCAGACCAGTCATTGATGTCAATCGTTTAATCAAGCAATTTAAACAAATGCGCGACATGATGTTTAAGTTTGCAAATGGTAAAGGACTGCCAAAAGGAATGTCCGATATGTTTTCTGGCATGAATGAGGGTGATATGGCTGCTGGCGATATGCCGGATATGTCTGCTATGCCTTTTAATCAAGGTGGCCTGGGCGGTAAGGTGGCTGATCTGGCCATGAAGCGTGCATTAAAAAAGATTAAAAAAGCCAAGAAAAAGCGTAATAAACATTAA
- a CDS encoding endonuclease MutS2, which yields MNKKILTTLEFDSIKEELAQYLTTAQGVYLLSLLLPKTDAEDVQQLLDQTNDALIIDRYRGGLPIQKTNNLTEIFKRLKLKAVLGSSELADLSASLRSSQAIIDFLQTIKDEIWFENIHQLIFLINRLTNFSSLSARIDLTVDEQGKVLDTASKKLARIRKNILLTQHNVRTILSNMVKGNDAKYLSEPIISTRDNVLVLPVKSEFRKHFGGVIHDQSQSGLTLYVEPTAVSDLNNHLHDLNLEEVREINAILIDISQQLFPFYEQLRLNDELIGQLDLIQAKAKLANASNAIKPTINHQKIVDLKQARHPLLPKDSVANDIALGDGYLSLIITGPNTGGKTVLMKTLGLLQLMAQAGLFISAEQGSSIYIFNNIFADIGDEQSLEQSLSTFSSHIKNIKTILETADDRSLVLLDELGAGTDPSEGAALAMAIVEALSEHGILNLTTTHYPELKVFADQKGFAINASMEFDLQTLQPTYRLLLGIPGQSNAIAISRRLGIQAAVLQQAESYVDPKNQELNNLIQGLVAQRQDLADKQDLLQHKLSTVDDQKNQLDQQLADLDQEKAKTIMAAKNEANHIVSSVRQESKQLLDQIRQQRLLAGSTAGKNEQELKKIADQIDELRQDSSLEKNKVLKKARSDKQFKIGDDVMVTAYHQVGTIIDKISNQDWQVQLGILKMNVNGRDLEKVSADQQKKLDAPVRKNSSTSVVKTASRNVSGHLDLRGERYEQAMMDLDRYIDQAMLNNIDTIEIIHGKGTGALRQGVSQMLRSDRRIKHYEFANPNGAGDGATIVELN from the coding sequence ATGAATAAAAAAATACTTACAACATTAGAGTTTGACAGCATCAAAGAGGAGCTGGCACAATATTTAACCACGGCTCAGGGCGTTTATTTGCTATCGCTTTTATTGCCAAAGACTGACGCTGAAGATGTTCAGCAGTTATTAGACCAGACGAATGACGCTTTGATCATTGATCGTTACCGAGGCGGTCTGCCGATTCAAAAAACCAATAACCTGACAGAGATCTTCAAACGGCTCAAATTAAAAGCAGTATTAGGTTCGAGTGAACTGGCCGATTTGAGTGCTTCTTTGCGTTCCAGCCAGGCTATTATTGATTTTTTGCAGACGATCAAAGATGAGATCTGGTTTGAAAATATTCATCAGCTTATTTTTTTGATCAACCGTCTAACGAATTTTTCATCACTATCCGCACGTATTGACCTGACTGTTGATGAGCAGGGGAAAGTGTTGGATACGGCTTCTAAAAAGCTGGCACGAATCCGCAAAAACATCTTATTAACACAGCATAATGTGCGTACGATCCTTTCGAATATGGTTAAAGGCAATGATGCTAAATATTTGTCTGAGCCGATCATTTCAACGCGTGATAATGTGCTGGTATTGCCGGTGAAATCCGAATTCCGCAAACACTTCGGCGGCGTCATTCACGACCAGAGCCAGTCCGGGCTCACTTTGTATGTGGAACCTACTGCCGTTTCGGATCTAAATAATCATCTGCATGATTTGAATTTAGAAGAAGTGCGGGAGATCAATGCAATTTTAATTGATATTTCTCAGCAGTTATTTCCCTTTTACGAACAGTTGAGATTAAATGATGAACTGATCGGTCAATTGGATTTGATTCAGGCTAAAGCTAAATTAGCCAATGCCAGCAATGCGATTAAACCAACGATCAATCATCAAAAAATTGTTGATTTGAAACAGGCTCGCCATCCTTTGCTTCCTAAGGATTCTGTGGCTAATGACATCGCACTTGGCGATGGCTATTTGTCTTTGATCATTACAGGACCAAATACAGGCGGCAAGACCGTGTTGATGAAAACCTTGGGTCTGCTGCAGCTAATGGCACAGGCCGGACTGTTTATTAGTGCTGAACAAGGTTCATCGATCTACATTTTTAATAATATTTTTGCTGATATCGGCGATGAACAAAGTTTGGAACAATCATTGTCAACATTTTCTTCACATATAAAAAATATCAAAACAATTTTAGAGACAGCTGATGATCGTTCGCTTGTTTTGCTGGATGAATTGGGTGCTGGTACTGATCCCAGCGAAGGTGCAGCTTTGGCGATGGCGATCGTTGAAGCCTTGTCCGAACACGGAATTTTGAATTTAACGACAACACACTATCCAGAATTGAAAGTTTTTGCCGATCAAAAGGGTTTTGCAATTAATGCCAGTATGGAATTTGATTTACAGACTTTGCAGCCGACTTACCGCCTGTTATTGGGTATCCCGGGTCAATCAAATGCGATTGCAATTTCACGACGTTTAGGTATTCAGGCGGCGGTGTTGCAACAGGCAGAGTCTTATGTTGACCCGAAGAATCAGGAATTAAATAATTTGATCCAAGGTCTGGTCGCACAAAGACAGGATTTAGCTGATAAACAAGATCTGCTGCAGCACAAGCTCAGCACTGTTGACGACCAGAAAAATCAGCTTGACCAGCAATTAGCCGACTTAGATCAAGAAAAGGCTAAAACGATCATGGCAGCTAAAAACGAAGCCAATCATATTGTGTCTTCTGTGCGCCAAGAATCCAAACAGCTGCTGGACCAGATTCGTCAGCAGCGTCTGCTGGCTGGTTCAACTGCAGGCAAAAATGAGCAGGAACTAAAAAAAATCGCTGACCAGATTGATGAGCTACGTCAGGACTCATCACTTGAAAAAAATAAAGTGTTGAAAAAAGCCCGTTCGGACAAACAGTTTAAGATCGGGGATGACGTGATGGTGACTGCTTATCACCAAGTGGGTACGATCATTGATAAAATATCGAACCAGGACTGGCAAGTTCAATTAGGCATTTTGAAGATGAATGTCAACGGTCGTGATTTAGAAAAGGTTTCCGCTGATCAGCAGAAAAAGCTTGATGCACCCGTTCGCAAGAATAGTAGTACGAGTGTCGTGAAAACAGCTTCGAGAAATGTTTCCGGGCACCTGGATCTGCGTGGCGAACGTTATGAACAAGCAATGATGGATCTGGATCGTTATATCGATCAAGCTATGCTGAACAATATTGACACGATCGAAATCATCCATGGCAAAGGTACTGGTGCACTAAGACAAGGTGTCAGCCAAATGCTGCGTTCCGATCGTCGTATCAAACATTATGAGTTTGCTAATCCAAATGGCGCCGGCGATGGCGCTACGATCGTCGAACTGAATTAG
- a CDS encoding flavodoxin domain-containing protein has protein sequence MKIDIIYATITGNNELLAKAIAQEFKKHDQKAVIHEFEDTDVDDFNDSDIVVIVCYTYDNGSIPDESLDFYDDLEDTDWSGKICGVAGSGDEFYGRDFCVAVDSYSEQVKKTGANMPADAVKIQLAVDDSDAPVIKDFVDKLLAADH, from the coding sequence GTGAAAATTGATATTATTTATGCCACGATCACCGGCAATAACGAGCTATTAGCCAAGGCAATCGCACAAGAATTTAAAAAACATGATCAAAAAGCAGTGATTCATGAATTTGAAGACACCGATGTTGATGATTTTAATGACTCGGACATCGTCGTCATCGTTTGCTATACCTACGACAATGGTTCCATTCCGGATGAGTCCTTGGATTTCTATGATGATCTTGAGGATACTGATTGGTCTGGAAAAATTTGTGGTGTAGCTGGATCCGGAGATGAATTTTATGGCCGCGATTTTTGTGTCGCGGTTGATAGTTACAGCGAACAGGTCAAAAAAACAGGTGCAAATATGCCTGCCGATGCTGTCAAAATTCAACTAGCTGTCGATGACTCAGATGCCCCTGTAATTAAAGATTTTGTTGATAAACTGTTAGCGGCAGATCACTAA
- a CDS encoding iron-containing alcohol dehydrogenase: protein MERSYDFLMPSVNFFGPGVINKIGDRAKMLAMKKPMIVTDKFLQGLKNGAVEQTINSLKAAGIDYIIYNGVEANPKIHNIQEAKALYQKEGADSIITVGGGSAHDTGKGAGIILTNGDDITKLAGIETLDKPLPPLIAVNTTAGTGSELTRHAVITNEATHLKFVVVSWRNIPLVSFNDPTLMLDIPKALTAATGMDAFVQSIEPYVSVDHNPITDSQCIEAIKLIENSLRQAVANGHNLQARTEMVEAEMLAGMAFNNANLGYVHSMAHQLGGQYDAPHGVCCALLLPYVEEYNIIADPERFAELAKIMGENTDGLSTRDAAELAIKAMKQMSADVGIPKSIKDIGAKPADFELMAENSLKDGNAFSNPRKGTKEDIVKIFQAAYDAK, encoded by the coding sequence ATGGAACGTAGTTATGATTTTTTGATGCCGAGTGTTAATTTTTTCGGTCCCGGTGTCATTAACAAAATTGGTGATCGTGCCAAGATGCTGGCGATGAAAAAGCCAATGATCGTGACAGATAAATTTTTACAAGGCCTGAAAAATGGTGCAGTCGAGCAAACGATCAACTCATTAAAAGCCGCTGGAATCGATTACATCATCTACAATGGCGTAGAAGCTAATCCAAAGATACACAATATACAAGAAGCCAAAGCATTGTATCAAAAAGAAGGAGCTGATTCGATCATTACAGTCGGTGGCGGTTCGGCCCACGACACAGGAAAAGGTGCAGGCATCATTCTAACCAATGGCGATGACATTACTAAATTAGCCGGTATTGAAACATTAGACAAGCCATTGCCGCCATTGATCGCCGTTAACACGACTGCTGGTACGGGATCAGAATTGACGCGTCATGCTGTCATTACAAACGAAGCGACACATTTGAAGTTTGTCGTTGTATCTTGGCGCAATATTCCGCTTGTTTCCTTTAATGATCCAACATTGATGCTGGATATCCCCAAGGCTTTGACCGCTGCAACCGGTATGGATGCCTTTGTCCAATCGATCGAACCCTATGTCTCAGTTGACCACAACCCGATCACGGATTCGCAATGTATTGAAGCCATCAAATTGATCGAAAATAGTTTGCGTCAGGCCGTCGCAAACGGTCACAATTTACAGGCTCGAACAGAAATGGTTGAAGCTGAAATGTTGGCCGGTATGGCCTTTAACAATGCCAATCTTGGTTATGTTCATTCAATGGCTCATCAGCTTGGTGGTCAATACGATGCCCCTCACGGTGTCTGCTGTGCTTTGTTGCTGCCATATGTCGAAGAATATAATATTATTGCTGATCCAGAGCGCTTTGCAGAATTGGCCAAGATTATGGGCGAAAACACCGACGGCCTATCCACTCGCGATGCTGCCGAACTAGCCATCAAAGCCATGAAACAGATGTCGGCAGATGTTGGTATTCCTAAGTCGATCAAAGATATCGGCGCCAAACCTGCAGATTTTGAATTAATGGCAGAAAATTCTCTCAAAGATGGTAATGCCTTTTCCAATCCGCGTAAAGGAACAAAAGAAGATATTGTTAAAATTTTTCAAGCTGCTTATGACGCTAAGTAA